The Terriglobales bacterium DNA segment TGCGGGCGCCGCGGCCACCGCGTCCGGCTCGACGCCTTCGACCCCGCGCGCGCCTTGCGCTGGGCCGGCTTCTCCGCCTTCTTCTTCCGCGGCGCGGCCAGCTCCGCCGCCGACAGCTTCTTCGCGCTCTTCCACAGCCGCTCCAGGTCGTAGAAGCTGCGCGTCTGCGGCGAGAACACGTGCACCACGAAGTCCACGTAATCCAGCAGCACCCAGTCGGCCCGCTGGTAGCCCTCCACGTGCGTCGGCCGCATGCCGTACCGTTCCAGCCGGGTCTCCACCTCGTCGGCGATGGCCTGGATCTGCCGCGGGTTCGTCCCCGAGCAGATCACGAAGTAGTCGGTGAACGCCGACGACGCCTTGTCCATCTCGAGGATGGCGATCTCTTCGGCTTTCTTGTCCTGGCAGGCAGCGAGGGCGGTAAGGACTTGCTGGCGCGTCGTGGGGGTCTTCATCAGTCGCTGGGTCTAGTCTAAATCCTACTTGCCTCCCCGATATAGATGCTGCTTCCGGATGTACTCGGCCACCTCCGGCGTGACGAATCGCGCCAGCGACCGCTTGCCCGCCACCGCCGCCCGCACCGCCGTCGACGAGAACGGCGCCTCCACCTCCGGCAGCAGGTGCAGGTGCACCCGCCCGCGGTCCAGCACCAGGTCCCCCGACCCCGTGCCCTTCGCGAACGTCTTCAGCACGGACTTCGGCGGCTGCAGCTCCTTGGGCAGCGCCGCCGCCGCGTCGCCCAGCGAGAACCCCGGCCGGCTCGCCACGATGAACTCCACCGTCCGCAGCAGCTCGCTCGCCTTGTGCCAGACGGCGATCTCCTGGAAAGCGTCGATGCCGATGATGAGGTAGAGCTTCGCCGCGCGTCCCAGCTCCTGCTGCGCGCGCTTCACCGTGTCCAGCGTGTACGACGGGCGCTCCGAGCCGTCCGGCGCTTCTAACAACGATGGGATGAAGTCTTTCTCTTTCTGCAGCGCGAGCGCCAGCATCGCGAAGCGGTGCAGGTAGGGCGTGCGCGCCACCGACTTGTGCGGCGGCTTCGACGCCGGCACGAAATGCACCTGCTTGAGCGCGAACCGCTCCGCCGCCGCACGCGCCACCACCACGTGCCCGCGATGGATGGGGTCGAACGTCCCGCCGAACAGGCCGATGTTCATCAGGAGGGATTCTACGGGAGGGTAGTTGGTCGCTGGTAGTTGGTAGCTAGGAGTTAGAAGTCAGCGACACCCTTCGACAGCTTTCTGACAAACCCAGGAGTCCCGCAGGGATGCCATGAAGCGAAGGCCCGAGGCCGCCCGCGCCACCGTGAAGGCCCCCGCCTTCAGGCGGGGGAAAACGGTCGCTCCCTTCTTACTCCG contains these protein-coding regions:
- the nadD gene encoding nicotinate-nucleotide adenylyltransferase, translating into MNIGLFGGTFDPIHRGHVVVARAAAERFALKQVHFVPASKPPHKSVARTPYLHRFAMLALALQKEKDFIPSLLEAPDGSERPSYTLDTVKRAQQELGRAAKLYLIIGIDAFQEIAVWHKASELLRTVEFIVASRPGFSLGDAAAALPKELQPPKSVLKTFAKGTGSGDLVLDRGRVHLHLLPEVEAPFSSTAVRAAVAGKRSLARFVTPEVAEYIRKQHLYRGGK
- the rsfS gene encoding ribosome silencing factor produces the protein MKTPTTRQQVLTALAACQDKKAEEIAILEMDKASSAFTDYFVICSGTNPRQIQAIADEVETRLERYGMRPTHVEGYQRADWVLLDYVDFVVHVFSPQTRSFYDLERLWKSAKKLSAAELAAPRKKKAEKPAQRKARAGSKASSRTRWPRRP